In Mycobacterium stomatepiae, the following are encoded in one genomic region:
- a CDS encoding helix-turn-helix transcriptional regulator, protein MESWEFGRRVRQWRDRVTPAAVGVPVGGRRRAAGLRREELAGLAGISVDYLTRLEQGRATSPSVQVVEALVRALRVSDAERDLLFRLAGHVAPGHGVVSSRISPSVQRMLDRLANNPVAVYDATWTLLIANAPYDALMGPTTNWRGIERNGVWRNLIGPGTRAVQTSEERAALQAGLVADLRVTASRYPADQRLKQLIRELSAQSPRFVELWDAGSPELHHDVGRRKVIDHPDVGRIALDCDTLVVAGDNLRIMIFTAEPDTEDAERLGLAIVLGTQTFAEQVIYSRNAVDVIFILGALS, encoded by the coding sequence GTGGAGTCGTGGGAATTCGGCCGCAGGGTGCGCCAGTGGCGCGACCGTGTCACGCCCGCGGCCGTCGGTGTGCCTGTCGGAGGGCGCCGTCGCGCCGCGGGACTGCGTCGCGAAGAGCTCGCCGGGCTTGCCGGAATCTCCGTCGACTACTTGACCAGGCTGGAACAGGGTCGGGCAACCTCGCCCTCGGTCCAGGTCGTCGAGGCACTCGTCCGTGCGTTGCGCGTCTCGGACGCCGAGCGTGATCTGCTGTTCCGGCTGGCTGGGCATGTCGCCCCAGGACACGGCGTCGTCTCGTCGCGCATTTCCCCGAGTGTCCAACGCATGCTCGACCGGTTGGCGAACAATCCGGTGGCCGTCTACGACGCCACCTGGACCCTGCTGATCGCCAACGCGCCGTATGACGCGCTGATGGGCCCGACAACCAATTGGCGGGGGATCGAGCGCAATGGTGTGTGGCGCAACTTGATTGGCCCCGGAACCCGCGCTGTGCAGACGTCTGAGGAGCGTGCCGCACTGCAGGCCGGGCTGGTCGCCGACCTCCGTGTGACGGCGTCGCGCTATCCCGCCGATCAACGGTTGAAGCAGTTGATTCGCGAGCTGTCCGCCCAAAGCCCCCGGTTCGTGGAGCTCTGGGACGCGGGATCCCCGGAACTCCATCACGACGTCGGTCGTCGAAAAGTCATCGACCACCCGGATGTCGGGCGCATCGCCCTGGACTGCGACACGCTCGTCGTCGCCGGAGACAACCTGCGCATCATGATCTTCACCGCGGAACCCGATACCGAGGACGCCGAGCGCCTCGGTTTGGCGATCGTGCTGGGCACGCAGACCTTCGCGGAGCAAGTCATCTATTCCCGCAATGCGGTCGATGTGATCTTTATCTTGGGAGCTCTGAGTTGA
- a CDS encoding SDR family NAD(P)-dependent oxidoreductase: MTSIASGTVLLTGPTGGLGRSTTLALANRPASQRPDLLLLGRLGQALAEVADEARAAGATVYEIGCDLSCLAEVRGAGQQAKELLDAVAVRPLHALVANAGLSVADTHTASADGYELTFAVNYLAHAQLIGDLLGSLTAPARIVLLGSNTYHQNIFRRILHVPPARWRDPIELAQPTARSAAATSELSWTAYSDSKLALMYYAHELQRHAPHGVNVIVFEPGFMPGTGLSRANGPTLQRVGRLVEKIPGVSSPVRSGPLLASIVLDQRWAHLRDGAFVLKDEEREVKPIAIDPRREARLWEATAELLDAAR, encoded by the coding sequence ATGACTTCGATCGCCTCCGGAACCGTATTGCTGACCGGGCCGACCGGCGGACTGGGCAGGTCCACGACGCTGGCGCTCGCGAATCGGCCCGCATCCCAACGCCCCGACCTGCTGCTGCTCGGCAGGCTGGGCCAGGCCTTGGCCGAGGTGGCCGACGAGGCCCGAGCGGCGGGCGCGACGGTGTACGAAATCGGCTGCGACCTCTCGTGTTTGGCCGAGGTGCGCGGCGCGGGTCAGCAGGCCAAGGAACTGCTGGACGCCGTCGCGGTGCGCCCGCTGCACGCACTGGTCGCCAACGCGGGCCTCAGCGTCGCCGACACACATACCGCTTCGGCGGATGGCTACGAGCTCACCTTCGCGGTGAATTATCTCGCACACGCACAACTGATCGGCGATCTGCTCGGCTCATTGACAGCTCCGGCCCGCATCGTGCTCCTGGGCTCGAACACCTACCACCAGAACATCTTTCGCCGGATCTTGCACGTGCCCCCGGCGCGTTGGCGTGATCCGATCGAGCTGGCGCAGCCCACCGCCAGGAGCGCGGCGGCGACGTCCGAGCTGTCTTGGACCGCCTACTCCGATTCCAAGCTGGCGTTGATGTACTACGCACACGAATTGCAGCGCCACGCCCCGCATGGCGTCAACGTGATTGTCTTCGAACCGGGATTCATGCCGGGCACCGGTCTGAGCAGAGCGAACGGCCCTACCCTGCAACGAGTAGGGCGTCTGGTGGAGAAGATTCCCGGTGTCTCGTCACCGGTCCGCTCCGGGCCGTTGCTCGCGTCGATCGTCCTCGATCAACGCTGGGCGCATCTGCGCGACGGCGCCTTCGTCCTCAAAGACGAAGAGCGAGAGGTAAAGCCGATCGCGATTGATCCTCGTCGCGAGGCACGGCTTTGGGAGGCGACGGCCGAACTCCTCGATGCGGCCCGGTGA
- the der gene encoding ribosome biogenesis GTPase Der: MTQDGTWSDESDWEVVDPDSADFDEPGPAPVVAIVGRPNVGKSTLVNRILGRREAVVQDVPGVTRDRVFYDALWTGRRFVVQDTGGWEPDAKGLQKLVAEQASVAMRTADAIILVVDATVGATSADEAAARILLRSGKPVFLAANKVDSEKVESDASELWSLGLGEPHAVSAIHGRGVADLLDEVLAVLPEVSEAAPAAGGPRRVALVGKPNVGKSSLLNKLAGDERSVVHDVAGTTVDPVDSLIELGGKVWRFVDTAGLRRKVGQASGHEFYASVRTHSAIDSAEVVLVLIDASQTLTEQDQRVLSMVIEAGRALVLAFNKWDLVDEDRRELLDCEIDRELAQLQWAERVNISAKTGRAVQKLVPAMETALASWDARIPTGPLNTWLKEVVAATPPPVRGGKQPRILFATQAAARPPTFVLFTTGFLEAGYRRFLERRLRETFGFAGSPIRINVRVREKRSAKRR, translated from the coding sequence ATGACTCAGGACGGCACCTGGTCCGACGAAAGTGATTGGGAAGTAGTCGATCCCGACTCGGCAGACTTCGACGAGCCCGGCCCCGCGCCGGTGGTGGCGATCGTTGGGCGGCCCAACGTCGGCAAGTCGACACTGGTCAATCGGATCCTGGGGCGTCGCGAAGCAGTGGTGCAGGATGTTCCCGGAGTGACGCGCGACCGGGTCTTCTACGACGCGCTGTGGACCGGTCGCCGGTTCGTCGTACAGGACACCGGGGGATGGGAGCCCGACGCCAAGGGCCTGCAAAAGCTGGTGGCCGAGCAGGCGTCGGTCGCGATGCGTACCGCCGACGCGATCATCCTGGTGGTCGACGCCACGGTCGGGGCCACCAGCGCGGACGAGGCCGCCGCCCGCATTCTGCTGCGCTCCGGAAAGCCAGTCTTCTTGGCCGCCAACAAAGTTGACAGCGAGAAGGTTGAATCGGACGCTTCCGAGCTGTGGTCGCTGGGTCTGGGAGAGCCACACGCAGTCAGCGCGATCCACGGTCGCGGTGTGGCCGATCTGCTCGACGAGGTGCTGGCCGTGTTGCCAGAGGTTTCCGAGGCGGCCCCGGCGGCCGGCGGTCCGCGGCGGGTGGCGCTGGTCGGCAAGCCCAATGTCGGCAAGAGCTCGCTGTTGAACAAGCTGGCCGGCGACGAGCGATCCGTCGTGCACGACGTCGCCGGAACCACCGTGGATCCGGTCGACTCGCTGATCGAATTGGGCGGCAAGGTCTGGCGTTTCGTCGATACCGCAGGCCTGCGCCGCAAGGTCGGGCAGGCCAGCGGCCACGAGTTCTATGCCTCGGTTCGCACGCACTCGGCCATCGATTCCGCCGAGGTGGTGCTGGTCTTGATCGACGCGTCGCAGACGCTGACCGAGCAGGACCAGCGGGTGCTCTCGATGGTGATCGAGGCGGGTCGGGCGCTGGTGCTGGCGTTCAACAAATGGGATCTGGTCGACGAGGACCGGCGCGAGCTGCTGGACTGCGAGATCGACCGCGAGCTGGCGCAGCTGCAGTGGGCGGAGCGGGTCAACATCTCCGCCAAGACGGGCCGCGCGGTCCAGAAGCTGGTGCCGGCGATGGAGACCGCGCTGGCGTCGTGGGACGCCCGGATTCCGACCGGGCCGCTGAACACCTGGCTCAAGGAAGTCGTGGCGGCCACGCCGCCTCCGGTGCGCGGCGGCAAGCAGCCCCGTATCCTGTTCGCGACCCAGGCCGCCGCCCGCCCGCCGACGTTCGTCCTGTTCACCACCGGCTTTCTCGAGGCCGGCTACCGGCGCTTCCTGGAGCGGCGGCTGCGCGAGACCTTCGGCTTCGCCGGCAGCCCGATTCGCATCAACGTGCGGGTACGCGAAAAGCGATCCGCCAAGCGCCGCTAG
- the cmk gene encoding (d)CMP kinase, translating to MSGVAVAIDGPAGTGKSSVSKRLAQALGARYLDTGGMYRMVTLAVLRAGVDPADADAVARVAQSVRMSVDYHPDGDRYFLAGEDVSAEIRGDQVTGAVSAVSSVAAVRTRLVALQREMAQTPGNVVVEGRDIGTVVLPDAPLKIFLTASAETRARRRNDQNVAAGLPDDYDGVLADVRRRDHLDSTRTLSPLRPASDAVTVDTSDLTEQQVIDQLLELVKQRSEALR from the coding sequence ATGAGCGGCGTTGCGGTGGCGATCGATGGCCCGGCGGGAACCGGAAAATCCTCGGTATCAAAGAGATTGGCGCAGGCTTTGGGTGCGCGCTACCTGGATACGGGAGGCATGTACCGGATGGTGACACTGGCCGTGTTGCGTGCCGGCGTCGACCCGGCCGACGCCGATGCGGTCGCGCGGGTCGCCCAGTCGGTGCGGATGTCGGTCGACTACCACCCCGACGGAGATCGTTATTTCCTTGCCGGAGAGGATGTCTCGGCCGAGATTCGCGGCGACCAGGTCACCGGAGCAGTGTCGGCGGTGTCGTCGGTCGCGGCCGTCCGGACCCGGCTGGTCGCGCTGCAGCGTGAAATGGCCCAGACTCCGGGCAATGTCGTCGTCGAGGGCCGCGACATCGGGACCGTGGTATTGCCCGACGCGCCGCTGAAGATCTTCTTGACCGCCTCAGCCGAAACCCGGGCCCGGCGCCGCAACGACCAGAACGTCGCCGCCGGCCTGCCCGACGACTACGACGGCGTGCTGGCCGACGTGCGCCGACGCGACCACCTCGATTCCACCCGCACGCTGTCGCCGCTGCGACCGGCGTCCGACGCGGTGACCGTCGACACCAGCGACCTGACCGAGCAGCAGGTGATAGATCAGCTGCTGGAGTTGGTCAAGCAGCGAAGCGAGGCACTGCGATGA
- a CDS encoding pseudouridine synthase, translated as MAEDQGIRLQKVLSQAGIASRRAAEKLIIDGRVEVDGQVVTELGTRVDPDASVIRVDGARIAVDEEQVYLALNKPRGMHSTMSDDRGRPCIGDLIERRVRGNKKLFHVGRLDADTEGLILLTNDGELAHRLMHPSHEVPKTYLATVAGKVPRGLGKQLRAGVELEDGPARVDDFAVVDAIPGKTLVRLTLHEGRNRIVRRMLAAVGFPVEALVRTDIGGVSLGEQRPGNIRALSQGEIGQLYEAVGL; from the coding sequence ATGGCCGAAGACCAAGGGATCCGGCTGCAAAAGGTGTTGTCCCAGGCCGGAATTGCGTCGCGCCGGGCTGCCGAGAAGCTGATCATCGACGGCCGGGTCGAGGTGGACGGGCAGGTGGTGACGGAGCTGGGCACCCGAGTCGACCCCGACGCCTCGGTGATAAGGGTGGATGGCGCCCGCATCGCCGTCGACGAAGAGCAGGTGTATCTGGCGCTGAACAAGCCGCGCGGCATGCACTCGACGATGTCCGACGATCGGGGCCGGCCGTGCATCGGCGACCTGATCGAGCGGCGAGTGCGGGGCAACAAGAAGCTCTTTCACGTCGGTCGGTTGGACGCCGACACCGAGGGCCTGATCCTGCTGACCAACGACGGGGAGCTGGCACACCGGCTGATGCACCCCTCCCACGAGGTTCCCAAGACGTATCTGGCAACGGTCGCCGGCAAGGTGCCGCGCGGGCTGGGCAAGCAGCTGCGGGCCGGCGTCGAATTGGAGGACGGCCCGGCGCGTGTGGACGATTTCGCGGTGGTGGACGCCATTCCAGGAAAGACGTTGGTGCGCTTGACCTTGCACGAGGGACGCAATCGCATTGTGCGCCGGATGCTGGCGGCGGTGGGTTTCCCGGTGGAGGCGCTGGTGCGGACGGACATCGGCGGGGTGTCGCTGGGTGAGCAGCGGCCCGGCAATATCAGGGCGTTGAGTCAGGGCGAGATCGGCCAGCTGTATGAAGCGGTGGGCTTGTGA
- the scpB gene encoding SMC-Scp complex subunit ScpB, with the protein MTEDLPDLDLEVGIPDIAEAAPLDDDELRSVLEALLLVVDTPVTEEALGSATGQPVYRITAKLQLMAEELTARDSGIDLRKTGEGWRMCTRARFAPYVEKLLLDGARSKLTRAALETLAVVAYRQPVTRARVSAVRGVNVDAVIRTLLARGLITEAGVDEDTGAVTFATTEMFLERLGLESLTDLPDIAPLLPDVDTIEDLTESLDSEPRFIKLSGGQTSEQSLSFDVDQD; encoded by the coding sequence GTGACCGAAGACCTGCCTGACCTGGATCTCGAAGTCGGCATCCCGGACATCGCCGAGGCGGCGCCGCTGGACGACGACGAGCTTCGGTCCGTGCTCGAGGCGCTGCTGCTGGTGGTGGACACCCCGGTCACCGAGGAGGCGCTGGGCTCGGCCACCGGGCAACCCGTCTATCGGATCACCGCCAAACTGCAGCTGATGGCCGAGGAACTCACCGCGCGCGACAGCGGCATCGACTTGCGCAAGACCGGCGAGGGATGGCGGATGTGCACCCGCGCCCGGTTCGCGCCCTACGTGGAGAAGCTGCTGCTGGACGGCGCACGCTCCAAACTCACCCGGGCCGCGCTGGAGACCCTGGCCGTGGTGGCTTACCGCCAGCCCGTCACCCGCGCGCGGGTCAGCGCGGTGCGCGGCGTCAACGTGGATGCCGTGATTCGGACCCTGCTGGCACGCGGCCTGATCACCGAGGCCGGCGTCGACGAGGACACCGGAGCCGTCACCTTCGCCACCACCGAGATGTTCCTGGAGCGGTTGGGGCTGGAGTCGCTGACCGATCTGCCCGACATCGCGCCCTTGCTCCCCGACGTCGACACGATCGAGGACCTGACCGAATCCCTGGACAGCGAGCCACGTTTCATCAAACTGTCGGGCGGCCAGACGTCCGAACAGTCGCTGTCGTTCGACGTGGACCAGGATTGA
- a CDS encoding segregation/condensation protein A, whose amino-acid sequence MNDTVNGEAPPHNGSAAGFQVRLTNFEGPFDLLLQLIFAHRLDVTEVALHQVTDDFIAYTREIGAQLDLEETTAFLVVAATLLDLKAARLLPAGQIDDEEDLALLEVRDLLFARLLQYRAFKHVAEMFAELEATALRSYPRSVSLENRFTELLPEVMIGVDATRFAEIAAVAFSPRPVPTVAIGHLHELKVSVPEQAQKLLSMLEARGTGQWATFSELVADCEIPMEVVGRFLALLELYRSRAVAFDQSEPLGVLQISWTGERPTTEVRDE is encoded by the coding sequence GTGAACGACACAGTCAATGGTGAGGCGCCACCGCACAACGGCTCCGCGGCTGGTTTCCAAGTCCGACTCACCAACTTCGAGGGGCCGTTCGATCTGCTGCTGCAGCTGATCTTTGCGCATCGTCTCGACGTGACCGAGGTGGCGCTGCATCAGGTCACCGACGACTTCATCGCCTACACCCGCGAGATCGGCGCCCAGCTGGATCTGGAGGAGACCACCGCGTTCCTCGTGGTCGCGGCGACCTTGCTGGATCTCAAGGCGGCGCGGCTGCTGCCGGCTGGACAGATCGACGACGAGGAAGACCTCGCGCTGCTCGAGGTGCGCGACCTGCTGTTCGCCCGGCTGCTGCAGTACCGCGCGTTCAAGCACGTGGCGGAGATGTTCGCCGAGCTGGAAGCCACCGCGCTGCGCAGCTATCCGCGCTCGGTGTCGCTGGAGAACCGGTTCACCGAGCTGCTTCCCGAAGTGATGATCGGTGTCGATGCCACACGCTTTGCCGAGATCGCCGCGGTGGCGTTCAGTCCGCGGCCGGTGCCGACTGTGGCCATCGGTCACCTGCACGAACTCAAGGTCTCGGTGCCCGAGCAGGCCCAGAAATTGCTGTCGATGCTCGAAGCGCGGGGCACCGGTCAATGGGCCACGTTTTCCGAGCTGGTCGCCGATTGCGAGATACCGATGGAGGTCGTGGGACGCTTCCTGGCGCTGCTCGAGCTGTATCGTTCACGGGCGGTAGCATTCGACCAGTCGGAGCCGCTTGGTGTGCTCCAGATTTCATGGACCGGGGAGCGTCCGACCACCGAAGTGCGGGACGAATAA
- a CDS encoding ParA family protein, whose translation MTTEHPDGAVEIGLTGRPPRAIPEPQPRTSHGPAKVIAMCNQKGGVGKTTSTINLGAALAEYGRRVLLVDMDPQGALSAGLGVPHYELEKTIHNVLVEPRVSIGDVLMSTRVRNLDLVPSNIDLSAAEIQLVNEVGREQTLGRALHPVLDRYDYVLIDCQPSLGLLTVNGLACSDGVVIPTECEFFSLRGLALLTDTVDKVRDRLNPKLEISGILLTRYDPRTVNAREVMARVVERFGDLVFDTVITRTVRFPETSVAGEPITTWAPKSTGAIAYRALAREFIDRFGA comes from the coding sequence ATGACGACCGAGCACCCGGACGGCGCCGTCGAGATCGGCTTGACGGGGCGTCCGCCGCGGGCAATCCCGGAACCGCAGCCACGCACGTCGCACGGTCCGGCCAAGGTGATTGCGATGTGCAACCAGAAGGGTGGCGTCGGGAAAACCACGTCGACGATCAACCTGGGCGCCGCGCTCGCCGAGTACGGCCGGCGAGTGCTGCTGGTGGACATGGATCCGCAGGGCGCGTTGTCCGCGGGCCTCGGCGTCCCGCACTACGAGCTGGAAAAGACCATCCACAACGTGCTGGTTGAGCCGCGGGTGTCGATCGGCGACGTCTTGATGTCCACCCGGGTCCGCAATCTGGACCTGGTGCCCAGCAACATCGACCTGTCGGCCGCCGAGATCCAGCTGGTCAACGAGGTGGGCCGGGAGCAGACGCTGGGCCGGGCGCTGCACCCGGTGCTGGACCGCTACGACTACGTCCTGATCGACTGCCAGCCGTCGCTGGGCTTGCTCACCGTCAACGGGCTGGCCTGCTCCGACGGCGTGGTCATCCCGACCGAGTGCGAGTTCTTCTCGCTGCGCGGCCTGGCACTGCTCACCGATACCGTCGACAAGGTGCGCGACCGGCTCAACCCGAAGCTCGAGATCAGCGGCATCCTGCTGACCCGCTACGACCCGCGCACCGTCAACGCCCGCGAGGTGATGGCCCGTGTCGTCGAGCGCTTCGGTGATCTAGTGTTCGACACCGTGATCACCCGAACCGTGCGCTTCCCGGAGACCAGCGTGGCGGGCGAACCCATCACCACCTGGGCGCCAAAGTCGACCGGCGCCATCGCCTATCGCGCCTTGGCCCGCGAGTTCATCGACCGATTTGGCGCGTGA
- a CDS encoding DHA2 family efflux MFS transporter permease subunit, giving the protein MGPPNDSEQLDPRLLRIAGVCVLGSMMAIIDTTVVTVAQRTLVAAFQSTQAVIAWTMTGYTLALATVIPLAGWAANRFGTKRLFMGSIAAFTFGSLLCAMAPNIHLLIIFRVLQGLGGGMLMPLVLTILTREAGPRRLGRVMAILGIPMLLGPIFGPVLGGWLIDSYSWPWIFWINLPIGAIGFVLAGIVFPRDHPSPSEAFDVVGVFLLSSGLALFLYGMSVSPTRGTLADRHILIPAAVGLALIAGFVFYALYRTDHPVIDLRLLNNRSVSLANATMFLFAASFFGAGLLFPSYFQELLHQTPLQAGMSMVPRGIAAMVTMPLAGSIMDRRGPGTIVLVGITLITLGMGVFAYGVAKHANYSPTLVIGLTIMGLGMGATMMPLSAAAVRSLAPQQIARGATLVNVNQQVAASVGTALMSVVLTSQFNRSENIAASRKLTALQEDSRRRAVPIDPTKLPPRALSPDFAGNLLRDLSQAYAVVFALAVILVALTLIPAALLPKKPTAPSG; this is encoded by the coding sequence GTGGGCCCACCAAACGATTCCGAGCAGCTCGACCCCAGGCTGCTGCGGATCGCTGGGGTCTGTGTCCTGGGCTCGATGATGGCGATCATCGACACGACCGTCGTCACGGTCGCACAACGCACGCTCGTCGCCGCCTTCCAATCCACCCAAGCCGTCATCGCGTGGACAATGACCGGCTACACGCTGGCCCTGGCCACCGTGATCCCGCTGGCCGGCTGGGCCGCCAACCGGTTCGGCACTAAACGCCTCTTCATGGGCTCGATCGCAGCCTTTACATTCGGGTCACTGCTGTGTGCGATGGCACCAAATATCCACCTGCTCATCATATTTCGAGTTTTACAAGGCCTGGGTGGCGGCATGCTGATGCCGTTGGTCTTAACTATCTTGACCCGTGAAGCCGGTCCCAGGCGGCTCGGCCGCGTCATGGCCATACTCGGTATCCCGATGTTGCTCGGCCCGATCTTTGGGCCGGTGTTGGGCGGCTGGCTCATCGACAGCTACAGCTGGCCGTGGATCTTCTGGATCAACCTGCCGATCGGTGCCATCGGATTCGTCTTGGCGGGGATCGTCTTTCCCAGAGATCACCCGTCGCCGTCGGAAGCCTTCGATGTCGTCGGCGTGTTCCTGCTGTCGTCGGGCCTGGCACTGTTCCTCTACGGAATGTCGGTAAGCCCGACCCGCGGCACGCTTGCCGATCGTCACATTTTGATCCCAGCCGCCGTCGGTCTGGCATTAATAGCCGGTTTCGTCTTTTATGCCCTTTACCGAACCGATCACCCGGTGATCGATTTGCGCCTCCTTAACAATCGTTCCGTCTCCCTCGCCAACGCTACGATGTTTTTGTTTGCCGCTTCATTTTTCGGCGCCGGGTTACTCTTCCCTAGCTACTTTCAGGAACTGCTGCACCAAACCCCTTTGCAGGCCGGAATGAGCATGGTCCCCCGCGGAATTGCTGCGATGGTGACAATGCCACTGGCCGGTTCTATCATGGATAGACGCGGACCGGGCACGATCGTTTTGGTCGGCATAACGCTAATCACTTTAGGCATGGGCGTTTTCGCCTACGGAGTCGCCAAGCACGCCAATTATTCACCGACTCTGGTTATCGGCCTGACGATCATGGGGTTGGGCATGGGCGCCACGATGATGCCGTTGTCCGCGGCCGCAGTACGGAGCCTGGCTCCGCAACAAATCGCGCGGGGTGCCACGTTGGTCAACGTGAACCAGCAGGTGGCCGCGTCGGTGGGAACCGCACTGATGTCGGTGGTCTTGACCAGCCAGTTCAATCGAAGTGAAAATATTGCTGCCTCCCGCAAACTCACTGCGCTACAAGAGGATTCTAGGCGACGCGCAGTGCCGATTGATCCTACGAAACTGCCGCCCCGAGCACTCAGTCCCGATTTCGCCGGGAATCTGCTCCGCGACCTGTCACAGGCCTACGCCGTAGTGTTCGCGCTGGCGGTCATCCTGGTGGCGTTGACGCTGATCCCCGCGGCGCTGCTGCCCAAGAAGCCGACAGCACCGTCTGGCTAG
- a CDS encoding cytochrome P450 encodes MRNRYSAPGDPLMRESAIEDPQHEIFAKYLDACPILDRGDDSPLVISRREDIVFITQHPAVLGNGDAGMPMAAGRRLIPLDIDGAEHTKYRRLLDPLFAPKAKTSQIANLEPVVRRLANSLIDNFVDADEVELFSSFCEPLPSIIFVDLLGLPQQDRQFFIQFKEDILRANEDTPEANAKRRMAALQRMFGYLGEQLDVREQQPDQHPGLLTGLLHTEIDGERLTWEELLNIFLLLVIAGLDTVVGALSSMFGWFACHPDAQRQVREDPSLVDSAVEELLRWESPVQWGLRLATEDMTLPSSYQLKAGDYVQVLWAAANLDADTCPDPMNLRLDRKQCRHIAFGSGAHRCLGSHLARLEMRCALDEFHRRVGEYRIKPGASAGYPGGMVRAVKPLPLVFEH; translated from the coding sequence ATGCGGAATCGCTACAGCGCTCCCGGTGATCCGCTGATGCGTGAGTCGGCAATCGAGGATCCGCAGCACGAGATCTTTGCGAAATATCTCGACGCGTGCCCGATCCTCGATCGCGGCGACGATTCCCCTTTGGTCATCTCGCGGCGAGAGGACATCGTCTTCATCACCCAGCACCCCGCTGTTCTGGGCAATGGCGACGCCGGCATGCCGATGGCAGCCGGCCGGCGGCTGATTCCACTCGACATCGATGGTGCCGAGCACACCAAGTATCGCCGGCTGCTTGACCCGCTGTTCGCTCCCAAAGCCAAAACCTCACAGATCGCCAACCTGGAGCCAGTGGTGCGCCGGCTGGCGAACTCGCTCATCGATAACTTCGTCGACGCCGATGAAGTCGAATTGTTCAGCTCCTTCTGTGAGCCGTTGCCGTCCATCATCTTCGTGGATCTGCTCGGGTTGCCTCAGCAAGACCGACAGTTTTTCATCCAGTTCAAGGAAGACATTTTGCGTGCCAACGAGGACACCCCGGAAGCCAACGCCAAACGGCGAATGGCGGCGTTGCAGAGGATGTTTGGTTATTTGGGCGAGCAGTTGGACGTGCGGGAGCAGCAACCAGACCAACACCCGGGCCTGCTGACCGGGCTGTTGCACACCGAAATCGACGGCGAACGGCTCACCTGGGAAGAGCTGCTAAACATCTTCTTACTCCTAGTGATCGCCGGTTTGGACACCGTCGTCGGTGCGCTGTCCAGCATGTTCGGCTGGTTTGCCTGCCACCCGGACGCGCAACGACAGGTGCGCGAGGACCCCTCCTTGGTGGACTCCGCGGTTGAAGAATTGTTGCGGTGGGAGAGCCCGGTGCAATGGGGGCTGCGACTGGCCACCGAGGACATGACGTTGCCATCGAGCTACCAGCTCAAGGCCGGCGATTATGTGCAAGTCCTCTGGGCGGCGGCAAATCTCGACGCCGACACGTGTCCGGACCCCATGAATCTTAGGTTGGATCGAAAACAATGCCGGCACATCGCATTTGGAAGTGGCGCGCACCGCTGTTTGGGGTCGCATCTTGCCCGGCTCGAAATGCGCTGTGCCCTCGACGAATTCCACCGCAGGGTTGGTGAATATCGGATTAAACCGGGTGCGTCGGCAGGGTATCCGGGTGGCATGGTGCGGGCGGTGAAGCCGCTCCCCTTGGTATTCGAGCACTAG